The proteins below come from a single Polymorphobacter fuscus genomic window:
- a CDS encoding 3TM-type holin, which yields MRIDPLARSEADAGTSAVAAAEMAVLQAQMALIMAEAGSDGWTRRARPSFLYVMYLLLLWSVPMGLTAAVRPDMAAAITRGMTAYLAALPEPLYALFGTGYLGYTAARQWGKIKGVER from the coding sequence ATGCGCATCGATCCGCTGGCACGGTCGGAGGCCGACGCCGGGACTTCGGCGGTCGCAGCGGCAGAGATGGCGGTCTTGCAGGCCCAGATGGCGCTGATCATGGCGGAAGCCGGTAGCGACGGCTGGACCCGCCGGGCGCGGCCGAGCTTTCTCTATGTCATGTACCTGTTGCTGCTCTGGTCGGTGCCGATGGGTTTGACTGCTGCCGTGCGCCCGGACATGGCCGCGGCGATCACCCGGGGCATGACGGCGTATCTCGCGGCGTTGCCGGAGCCCTTGTACGCGCTCTTCGGCACCGGCTATCTCGGCTATACGGCAGCGCGGCAATGGGGAAAGATCAAGGGCGTGGAGCGATAG